A genomic region of Seriola aureovittata isolate HTS-2021-v1 ecotype China chromosome 21, ASM2101889v1, whole genome shotgun sequence contains the following coding sequences:
- the LOC130162685 gene encoding GTPase IMAP family member 4-like isoform X2 has protein sequence MFRVSGIQSLFKWLSRVWRFIEAFLSKVKAITGSSRDGALESKTNPTSILNLSGDPSDSSSPSKPGLRLLLLGPTGGGRTSLADTLLGNTETRAPVGPLMESTKRRAVVDGREVTVIDTPDLVGLSLGNNKRAREALRGLQLVSPGPHAFLVVIRAPGSSMGIDQDATQAIRATVELFGEGVTGYIIPVLTHADRLGRRGTVDRLLDVDTGDLRRAVSLCGQRPELVDNRPDCPPEAQSAVRRQLAGRVTETKELRGHFVHELQRREDGVREELLTDMASALARKLGHM, from the exons atgtttcGTGTCTCAGGAATCCAGAGCCTGTTTAAATGGCTGTCTCGAGTGTGGCGGTTTATCGAAG CATTTCTCTCCAAGGTCAAAGCCATCACAG GCTCATCCAGAGATGGAGCACTGGAGTCAAAGACCAATCCAACCAGCATACTGAACCTGTCCGGTGACCCCTCCGACAGCAGCAGTCCCAGCAAACCAGGCCTGAGGCTGCTCCTCCTTGGGCCCACCGGTGGAGGACGGACCTCCCTGGCAGACACTTTGTTGGGCAACACAGAGACAAGGGCACCCGTGGGTCCTCTGATGGAAAGCACCAAGCGAAGGGCAGTAGTGGACGGCAGAGAGGTTACAGTGATCGACACCCCGGATCTCGTGGGGCTCTCACTGGGAAACAACAAGAGAGCCAGGGAAGCTTTACGGGGCCTTCAGCTTGTCAGTCCTGGACCACATGCCTTTCTGGTGGTGATCCGGGCTCCGGGCTCCAGCATGGGGATCGACCAGGATGCTACCCAGGCAATCCGAGCCACCGTGGAACTGTTCGGAGAAGGGGTCACGGGGTACATCATCCCAGTGCTCACCCATGCAGACCGCCTGGGTCGAAGGGGGACTGTAGACCGGCTGCTGGATGTGGACACAGGGGATCTGAGAAGGGCTGTGTCTCTGTGCGGCCAGAGGCCTGAGCTGGTGGACAACAGGCCAGATTGCCCCCCAGAGGCACAAAGTGCAGTGCGTAGGCAGCTGGCCGGGCGGGTGACGGAGACGAAGGAACTGAGGGGGCATTTCGTCCACGAGCTCCAGAGGAGGGAGGACGGCGTGAGAGAGGAGCTGCTAACTGACATGGCCTCTGCACTGGCTAGAAAACTGGGACACATGTGA
- the josd1 gene encoding josephin-1 yields MGSAPYPAGEWKGKGRGGLQELGCMPWKVSKQKGGGGGGGGGGGGGGGEVVVGAEEKRCRDPRDSQQQQDLSSSCSSLTPPAPPQSSLTPPAIYHEKQRRELCALHALNNVFQDRTAFSRDTLQEIYQRLSPSTLVTPHKKSMLGNGNYDVNVIMAALQTRGFEAVWWDKRRDVGSIELSNVTGFILNVPSNLRWGPLRLPLKRQHWIGVREVGGVYYNLDSKLRSPQPIGNPDELRKFLRQQLRGKNCELLLVVSEEVEARQTWRSDG; encoded by the exons ATGGGAAGTGCTCCGTATCCAGCCGGGGAGTGGAAGGGGAAAGGGCGAGGCGGCCTGCAGGAGCTGGGCTGCATGCCCTGGAAGGTCAGCAagcagaaaggaggaggaggaggaggaggcggaggaggaggaggaggcggaggggAGGTGGTGGTTGGAGCGGAGGAGAAGAGGTGCAGGGATCCCAGGgactctcagcagcagcaggatctTTCATCTTCCTGTTCCTCCCTCACCCCTCCAGCGCCTCCCCAGTCCTCTCTGACACCTCCGGCCATTTATCATGAGAAGCAGCGGAGGGAGCTGTGCGCCCTGCATGCGCTCAATAACGTCTTCCAGGACAGGACGGCCTTCAGTCGGGACACCCTGCAGGAGATATACCAGAG GCTTTCTCCCAGCACTCTGGTGACGCCTCATAAGaagagcatgctgggaaatggGAACTACGATGTAAATGTCATTATGGCAGCCCTGCAGACCCGAGGTTTTGAGGCAGTTTGGTGGGATAAAAGAAG ggATGTTGGCAGCATCGAGCTGTCCAACGTGACAGGCTTCATTCTGAATGTGCCGTCCAACCTGCGCTGGGGGCCACTCCGGCTGCCGCTCAAACGCCAGCACTGGATAGGAGTCAGAGAGGTGGGAGGAGTCTACTACAATTTGGACTCCAAACTGCGTAGCCCTCAACCAATCGGCAATCCGGATGAGCTCAG GAAGTTTCTCCGCCAGCAGCTGCGAGGGAAGAATTGTGAACTCCTATTGGTTGTCTCAGAAGAAGTGGAGGCACGCCAAACATGGAGGTCTGATGGCTAA
- the LOC130162685 gene encoding GTPase IMAP family member 6-like isoform X1, with protein MEMECQCEKDNYEDSGWWLSSNSVQMGAFSVVGYLLYRFSQTLPALIRWPIRFLCSITGLSALWSWVSRLVGTLRGIQSLFKWLSRVWRFIEAFLSKVKAITGSSRDGALESKTNPTSILNLSGDPSDSSSPSKPGLRLLLLGPTGGGRTSLADTLLGNTETRAPVGPLMESTKRRAVVDGREVTVIDTPDLVGLSLGNNKRAREALRGLQLVSPGPHAFLVVIRAPGSSMGIDQDATQAIRATVELFGEGVTGYIIPVLTHADRLGRRGTVDRLLDVDTGDLRRAVSLCGQRPELVDNRPDCPPEAQSAVRRQLAGRVTETKELRGHFVHELQRREDGVREELLTDMASALARKLGHM; from the exons ATGGAAATGGAGTGTCAGTGTGAAAAGGACAACTACGAGGACTCGG GCTGGTGGCTGAGCAGCAACAGCGTCCAGATGGGAGCGTTTTCTGTGGTGGGGTATCTCCTCTACAGATTCTCACAGA CGCTCCCGGCTCTGATCCGATGGCCGATTCGTTTCCTCTGCTCTATAACTG GTCTGTCAGCTCTATGGAGCTGGGTGAGCCGCCTCGTGGGAACACTGCGTG GAATCCAGAGCCTGTTTAAATGGCTGTCTCGAGTGTGGCGGTTTATCGAAG CATTTCTCTCCAAGGTCAAAGCCATCACAG GCTCATCCAGAGATGGAGCACTGGAGTCAAAGACCAATCCAACCAGCATACTGAACCTGTCCGGTGACCCCTCCGACAGCAGCAGTCCCAGCAAACCAGGCCTGAGGCTGCTCCTCCTTGGGCCCACCGGTGGAGGACGGACCTCCCTGGCAGACACTTTGTTGGGCAACACAGAGACAAGGGCACCCGTGGGTCCTCTGATGGAAAGCACCAAGCGAAGGGCAGTAGTGGACGGCAGAGAGGTTACAGTGATCGACACCCCGGATCTCGTGGGGCTCTCACTGGGAAACAACAAGAGAGCCAGGGAAGCTTTACGGGGCCTTCAGCTTGTCAGTCCTGGACCACATGCCTTTCTGGTGGTGATCCGGGCTCCGGGCTCCAGCATGGGGATCGACCAGGATGCTACCCAGGCAATCCGAGCCACCGTGGAACTGTTCGGAGAAGGGGTCACGGGGTACATCATCCCAGTGCTCACCCATGCAGACCGCCTGGGTCGAAGGGGGACTGTAGACCGGCTGCTGGATGTGGACACAGGGGATCTGAGAAGGGCTGTGTCTCTGTGCGGCCAGAGGCCTGAGCTGGTGGACAACAGGCCAGATTGCCCCCCAGAGGCACAAAGTGCAGTGCGTAGGCAGCTGGCCGGGCGGGTGACGGAGACGAAGGAACTGAGGGGGCATTTCGTCCACGAGCTCCAGAGGAGGGAGGACGGCGTGAGAGAGGAGCTGCTAACTGACATGGCCTCTGCACTGGCTAGAAAACTGGGACACATGTGA